In Morganella morganii, the following are encoded in one genomic region:
- the hcr gene encoding NADH oxidoreductase — MTMPTSLCPNRMQVHSVRQETPDVWTINLINHDFYQYHAGQYALVSIRNSDETLRAYTLSSTPGLSPFLSLTVRRLDDGQGSGWLTGEVKPGDYLWLSDAQGEFTCDARPAERYLMLAAGCGVTPVMSMTRWILHRQPESQVTVIFNVRDKQQVIFAQEWQQLLTAFPARLRLILMVENSDETDELLSGRLSEEKLKALIPDIARHTVMTCGPAPYMKNVQTFCQALNVDPGSFFMERFGPEPEAEAGEQMVTMTIQSPLRQVKVPVGMTLLAAMEANSVPVMAACRAGVCGSCKTRVRSGEYTTTSTMTLTPEEIEQGYVLACSCQIQGNVELA, encoded by the coding sequence ATGACAATGCCGACGTCTTTATGTCCGAACCGCATGCAGGTCCATTCTGTCAGGCAGGAAACCCCGGATGTGTGGACTATCAATCTGATTAACCACGATTTTTATCAGTATCACGCAGGGCAGTATGCGCTGGTGAGTATCCGCAACAGTGATGAGACACTGCGTGCTTATACCTTATCCTCCACACCGGGACTGAGCCCGTTCCTGAGCCTGACGGTGCGCCGTCTGGATGACGGACAGGGTTCCGGCTGGCTGACCGGCGAGGTGAAACCGGGTGATTACCTGTGGCTGTCTGATGCACAGGGTGAATTTACCTGTGATGCCCGCCCGGCAGAGCGCTATCTGATGCTGGCCGCCGGTTGCGGCGTGACACCGGTGATGTCGATGACCCGCTGGATCCTGCACCGTCAGCCGGAAAGTCAGGTGACGGTGATTTTCAACGTGCGTGATAAACAGCAGGTGATTTTTGCTCAGGAATGGCAGCAGTTGCTGACTGCATTCCCGGCCCGTCTGCGCCTGATCCTGATGGTGGAAAACAGTGATGAGACGGATGAATTGTTATCCGGCCGCCTGTCAGAAGAAAAACTGAAGGCGCTGATCCCGGATATCGCACGGCACACGGTGATGACCTGTGGTCCGGCGCCGTATATGAAGAATGTGCAGACATTCTGTCAGGCGCTGAATGTGGATCCGGGCAGCTTCTTTATGGAGCGTTTCGGGCCGGAGCCGGAAGCGGAAGCCGGAGAGCAGATGGTCACCATGACCATTCAGTCCCCGCTGCGTCAGGTAAAAGTACCTGTCGGTATGACCCTGCTGGCAGCGATGGAAGCTAACAGTGTACCGGTGATGGCGGCCTGCCGTGCCGGTGTCTGCGGCAGCTGTAAAACCCGCGTCCGCAGCGGTGAATACACCACCACCAGCACCATGACGCTGACCCCGGAAGAGATTGAACAGGGTTATGTTCTGGCGTGCAGCTGTCAGATTCAGGGCAATGTTGAATTAGCCTGA
- a CDS encoding nuclear transport factor 2 family protein, giving the protein MNKTEFVARALTDVLGEHIGDESLVEQYFSRDYVQVVNGQTIEFPAFLAHLNALKMATRSITIEIKSIAEGGSCVHTQHIAKAEKVSGEHAAFEVFACFRLADGKIVRCEEVTRQLTGDESDNDLGSRT; this is encoded by the coding sequence ATGAATAAGACAGAGTTTGTAGCCCGCGCCCTGACTGACGTTCTCGGTGAACATATCGGTGATGAATCCCTGGTTGAACAGTATTTTTCCCGTGATTATGTTCAGGTGGTGAATGGTCAGACAATTGAATTCCCCGCATTTCTTGCCCATCTTAATGCCCTGAAAATGGCAACCCGCAGTATTACCATTGAGATTAAATCCATCGCTGAAGGCGGGTCCTGTGTGCACACTCAGCATATCGCGAAAGCTGAAAAAGTCAGTGGCGAGCACGCCGCCTTTGAGGTTTTCGCCTGTTTCCGTCTGGCAGACGGTAAAATTGTCCGCTGTGAGGAAGTGACACGGCAGCTGACCGGTGATGAGAGCGATAATGATCTGGGTTCCCGGACCTGA
- a CDS encoding magnesium transporter, translated as MKLTNYEKADALVISAPSVNPPHHTDRPQRNDEDAVSAYMSQAYIRVTVSDTIAAVKRTLREELEGEQIPTYLYVLDEDNYLNGILPVKALLTAAEDMFVADVMRQTYFSVSPEQSRHDVYELINNSGIDTVPVVQFGKLAGILRPQDIAELIEDENTQDAALQGGSQPLDEPYLSTSPFTLWRKRAVWLLMLFVAEAYTGTVLKAFEEQLEAAISLAFFIPLLIGTGGNSGTQITSTLVRAMALGEVSLRNIGAVLRKELSTSLLVAFTMGCAGMIRAWFLGVGPEVMMVVSLTLVCITVWSAVVSSIIPMVLKRLKVDPAVVSAPFIATLIDGTGLIIYFEMAKLIMTDLV; from the coding sequence ATGAAGTTAACCAACTACGAAAAAGCGGACGCGCTGGTCATTTCCGCGCCATCCGTTAATCCGCCACACCATACCGATCGTCCGCAGCGTAATGATGAAGACGCAGTCAGTGCTTACATGAGTCAGGCGTATATCCGCGTGACCGTGTCAGACACGATTGCTGCCGTCAAACGCACCCTGCGTGAGGAACTGGAAGGTGAGCAGATCCCCACTTATTTATATGTACTGGATGAGGATAATTACCTGAATGGTATCCTGCCGGTCAAAGCCCTGCTGACCGCAGCGGAAGATATGTTTGTCGCCGATGTGATGCGCCAGACGTATTTTTCGGTGTCACCGGAGCAGTCCCGGCACGACGTGTATGAGCTTATCAACAACAGCGGGATTGATACTGTGCCGGTGGTGCAGTTCGGCAAGCTGGCCGGTATTCTGCGTCCGCAGGATATCGCGGAGCTGATTGAGGATGAAAACACCCAGGATGCGGCATTACAGGGCGGCTCCCAGCCGCTGGATGAGCCTTATCTGAGCACCAGTCCGTTCACGCTGTGGCGTAAGCGCGCAGTCTGGCTGCTGATGCTGTTTGTGGCGGAAGCCTATACCGGTACGGTGCTCAAGGCATTCGAGGAGCAGCTGGAAGCCGCTATCTCGCTGGCTTTCTTTATCCCGCTGCTGATCGGCACCGGCGGTAACAGCGGTACTCAGATCACCTCAACCCTCGTCCGTGCCATGGCACTCGGGGAAGTGAGCCTGCGCAATATCGGTGCGGTGCTGCGCAAAGAGCTGTCCACGTCACTGCTGGTCGCCTTTACCATGGGATGTGCGGGGATGATCCGTGCCTGGTTCCTGGGGGTCGGGCCGGAAGTGATGATGGTGGTCAGCCTGACACTGGTGTGTATCACGGTCTGGAGTGCGGTGGTGTCTTCTATTATCCCGATGGTGCTCAAGCGTCTGAAAGTGGATCCGGCAGTGGTTTCCGCTCCGTTTATTGCCACACTGATTGACGGCACCGGGCTGATTATCTACTTCGAGATGGCCAAACTGATTATGACTGATCTGGTGTAA
- a CDS encoding SprT family zinc-dependent metalloprotease, with product MKPTRVPTALQQACMQTLRDYLARACRVLKTDYPEPELNYRQRGTTAGSACLQTWEIRLNPVLLTENGPGFIQDVVPHELAHLLVYRRFGRVAPHGREWQWMMTEVLGVPAVRTHRFDVTSVRARTFTYRCQCKTAHELTVRRHNKVLRGESQYLCRHCKSTLVWDNSAAAISSPCDLTPDQS from the coding sequence ATGAAACCGACCCGAGTCCCCACCGCATTACAGCAGGCCTGCATGCAGACCCTGCGTGATTATCTGGCCCGCGCCTGCCGGGTGCTGAAGACGGATTATCCGGAGCCTGAGCTGAACTACCGTCAGCGCGGCACCACCGCCGGCAGCGCCTGCCTGCAAACATGGGAAATCCGCCTCAATCCGGTGTTACTGACGGAAAACGGCCCCGGATTTATACAGGATGTGGTTCCTCACGAGCTGGCGCATCTGCTGGTTTACCGCCGTTTCGGACGCGTGGCGCCTCACGGGCGGGAATGGCAGTGGATGATGACAGAGGTGCTGGGTGTTCCGGCCGTCCGTACACACCGCTTTGATGTGACGTCTGTCCGCGCCCGGACATTCACTTACCGCTGCCAATGCAAAACGGCACATGAACTGACTGTCCGCCGCCATAACAAAGTGTTGCGCGGGGAAAGTCAGTACCTGTGCCGTCACTGTAAAAGTACGCTGGTGTGGGATAACAGTGCAGCTGCAATATCATCCCCGTGCGACCTTACACCAGATCAGTCATAA
- a CDS encoding ArsR/SmtB family transcription factor — protein MTPTLLTDMQEAATGVAALLKTLGNPDRLLLLCQLSQGECNVSELEERTGINQPTLSQQLTVLRNEGLVHTRREGKRIYYSVADEKVLILLTTLYQLYCPEKQGK, from the coding sequence ATGACACCAACACTGCTTACCGATATGCAGGAAGCCGCCACCGGCGTTGCTGCCCTGCTGAAAACACTGGGGAATCCGGATCGTCTGCTGCTGCTCTGTCAGCTGAGTCAGGGGGAATGCAATGTCAGCGAACTGGAGGAGCGGACCGGCATCAATCAGCCGACGCTGTCACAGCAACTGACGGTTCTGCGCAATGAAGGACTGGTGCACACCCGGCGTGAGGGAAAACGTATCTATTATTCCGTGGCAGATGAAAAAGTCCTGATATTGCTCACCACGCTGTATCAGCTTTATTGTCCTGAAAAACAAGGAAAATAA
- a CDS encoding YeeE/YedE family protein: MIIDSAAFTPVSAALGGLMIGIAVAVLLLFNGRIAGISGIFANMFTKQSGWRIAFIAGLAGAPWVYRLFAGQPDVVIAADYPLLIAAGLLVGFGTRLGNGCTSGHGICGMARLSKRSFAAVAVFMVSAFLTVWLMK, encoded by the coding sequence ATGATTATTGATAGCGCGGCTTTTACGCCGGTCAGTGCGGCACTGGGCGGACTGATGATCGGCATTGCGGTTGCTGTACTGTTACTGTTTAACGGGCGGATTGCCGGGATCAGCGGGATCTTCGCCAATATGTTCACAAAGCAGAGCGGCTGGCGGATAGCGTTTATTGCCGGGCTGGCAGGGGCACCGTGGGTTTACAGGTTGTTTGCCGGTCAGCCGGATGTGGTGATCGCTGCGGATTATCCGCTGCTGATTGCGGCCGGTCTGCTGGTCGGTTTCGGCACGCGGCTGGGTAACGGCTGTACCAGCGGACACGGTATCTGCGGTATGGCGCGGTTATCAAAACGATCATTTGCTGCCGTGGCGGTGTTTATGGTCAGTGCTTTTCTGACTGTCTGGCTGATGAAATAA
- a CDS encoding DUF6691 family protein, with product MPVITALISGILFGLGLLVAGMGNPQKILAFLDITGNWDPSLLITMAVAMAVSMVAFTVAKKRKKTVCGTPLELPANSKIDKRLLTGALLFGIGWGLAGICPGPGIVLSGMLSIKGLVFTASMIAGMVIFALYSSRQCSKS from the coding sequence ATGCCTGTTATCACTGCATTAATCAGCGGGATTTTGTTCGGCCTCGGTTTGCTGGTGGCCGGGATGGGTAATCCGCAGAAAATTCTGGCGTTTCTGGATATTACCGGCAACTGGGATCCTTCACTGTTGATCACCATGGCGGTAGCGATGGCGGTCAGTATGGTTGCCTTTACGGTGGCTAAAAAACGTAAAAAGACCGTATGCGGCACGCCGCTTGAGTTACCGGCGAACAGTAAAATTGATAAACGGCTGCTGACCGGCGCACTGCTGTTTGGTATCGGCTGGGGGCTGGCGGGGATCTGCCCGGGACCGGGGATTGTTTTATCCGGGATGCTTAGTATCAAAGGGCTGGTATTTACTGCGTCAATGATTGCCGGGATGGTGATTTTTGCACTGTATTCATCACGGCAGTGCAGTAAATCATAA
- the metK gene encoding methionine adenosyltransferase has translation MTTHLFTSESVSEGHPDKIADQISDAVLDAILEQDPKARVACETYVKTGMVLVGGEITTRAWVDIEEITRRTVREIGYTSSSMGFDADSCAVISAIGKQSADINQGVDRADPLEQGAGDQGLMFGYASNETDVLMPAPITYAHRLVERQAQVRKSGTLPWLRPDAKSQITFRYDDNKIAGIDAVVLSTQHSEDISQKDLHEAVMEEIIKPVLPVEWLDPTTKYFINPTGRFVIGGPMGDCGLTGRKIIVDTYGGMARHGGGAFSGKDPSKVDRSAAYAARYVAKNIVAAGLADRCEIQVSYAIGVAEPTSIMVETFGTGKVSNQQLTLLVREFFDLRPYGLIQMLDLLHPIYQETAAYGHFGRPQFPWEKTDKAEQLREAAGLK, from the coding sequence ATGACTACACATCTTTTCACTTCTGAGTCCGTATCTGAAGGACACCCGGATAAAATTGCCGACCAAATTTCGGATGCAGTCCTTGATGCGATTTTAGAACAAGATCCCAAAGCGCGTGTTGCCTGCGAAACCTATGTCAAAACCGGTATGGTTCTGGTCGGCGGTGAAATCACCACCAGGGCATGGGTTGATATTGAGGAAATCACGCGCCGTACTGTCCGTGAGATTGGCTATACCAGCTCATCCATGGGCTTCGATGCTGATTCCTGTGCGGTAATCAGTGCTATCGGCAAACAATCTGCCGACATCAACCAGGGCGTTGACCGCGCTGACCCGCTTGAGCAGGGTGCCGGTGACCAGGGTCTGATGTTTGGTTATGCCTCAAACGAAACTGACGTGCTGATGCCGGCACCAATCACCTATGCTCACCGTCTGGTCGAGCGTCAGGCTCAGGTACGTAAAAGCGGTACGCTGCCGTGGCTGCGTCCGGATGCGAAAAGCCAGATCACCTTCCGTTACGATGACAACAAAATCGCCGGGATTGATGCGGTTGTGCTGTCAACCCAGCACTCTGAAGATATCTCACAGAAAGATCTGCATGAAGCGGTGATGGAAGAGATCATCAAACCGGTTCTGCCGGTTGAGTGGCTGGATCCGACCACCAAATATTTCATCAACCCGACCGGCCGTTTTGTTATCGGCGGACCAATGGGTGACTGCGGTCTGACCGGCCGTAAAATCATCGTCGATACCTACGGCGGCATGGCACGTCACGGCGGCGGCGCATTCTCCGGTAAGGATCCGTCAAAAGTTGACCGTTCCGCAGCCTATGCGGCCCGTTATGTGGCAAAAAATATTGTCGCTGCCGGTCTTGCTGACCGCTGTGAAATCCAGGTCTCCTACGCAATTGGCGTGGCAGAGCCGACGTCCATTATGGTAGAAACCTTCGGTACCGGTAAAGTTTCCAACCAGCAACTTACGCTGCTGGTGCGCGAGTTCTTCGACCTGCGTCCGTACGGTCTGATTCAGATGCTGGATCTGCTGCACCCGATTTATCAGGAAACCGCAGCATACGGTCACTTCGGGCGTCCTCAGTTCCCGTGGGAAAAAACCGACAAAGCAGAGCAGCTGCGCGAAGCCGCTGGTCTGAAATAA
- the speA gene encoding biosynthetic arginine decarboxylase, with protein sequence MNDNIALKMQQTYNIAYWGGSYYGVNDLGHVTVCPNPEMPQAAVDLAELVNRVQKEREHIRLPALFCFPQILQHRLRSINAAFRRARESYGYKGDYFLVYPIKVNQQRRVIETLVNAGEPLGLEAGSKAELMAVLAHAGMTRSVIVCNGYKDREYIRLALMGEKLGHKVYLVIEKMSEIAVVLEEAKNLDVVPRLGVRARLASQGSGKWQASGGEKSKFGLAATQVLQLIDMLRQADSLESLQLLHFHLGSQMANIRDIATGVRESARFYVELHQLGVNIQCFDVGGGLGVDYEGTRSQSDCSVNYGLNEYANNVIWAIGDACEEHGLPHPTVITESGRALTAHHTVLVSNVIGVERNEFSPVAAPAEDAPRPVASLWETWEEMQSKGNTRSLREWLHDSQLDLHDIHTQYAQGMLSLTERAWAEGLYLNICRRIQQDLDPGNRAHRPIIDELQERMADKFYVNFSLFQSLPDAWGIDQLFPVLPIEGLDKPLDRRAVLLDITCDSDGIIDHYVDGDGVATTMPMPSYDPENPPMMGFFMIGAYQEILGNMHNLFGDTAALDVYVGENGQVRYLESEEGDSVADMLQYVKLDPKILLERFRDQVKISDLDEEEQKAFTEEFESGLYGYTYLEDE encoded by the coding sequence ATGAATGATAATATCGCGCTGAAGATGCAGCAGACCTATAACATCGCATACTGGGGCGGCAGCTATTACGGTGTGAATGACCTCGGTCATGTCACCGTCTGCCCGAATCCGGAGATGCCGCAGGCCGCCGTTGATCTGGCTGAGCTGGTTAACCGTGTGCAGAAAGAGCGGGAGCACATCCGTCTGCCTGCATTATTCTGCTTTCCGCAGATTTTGCAGCATCGTCTGCGTTCGATTAATGCCGCGTTCCGCCGTGCCCGCGAATCCTATGGTTACAAAGGTGATTATTTTCTGGTTTACCCGATTAAGGTCAACCAGCAGCGGCGCGTGATTGAAACCCTGGTCAATGCCGGGGAGCCGCTGGGACTGGAAGCCGGTTCCAAAGCAGAGCTGATGGCGGTACTGGCGCACGCCGGTATGACCCGCAGTGTGATCGTCTGCAACGGCTATAAAGACCGCGAGTATATCCGTCTTGCCCTGATGGGCGAGAAACTCGGTCACAAAGTGTATCTTGTGATTGAAAAAATGTCTGAAATCGCCGTGGTGCTTGAGGAAGCGAAAAATCTGGATGTGGTACCACGCCTGGGCGTGCGGGCGCGTCTGGCGTCTCAGGGATCCGGTAAATGGCAGGCCAGCGGCGGCGAGAAATCCAAGTTCGGTCTGGCGGCCACCCAGGTACTGCAGCTGATTGATATGCTGCGTCAGGCAGACAGCCTGGAGAGCCTGCAGCTGCTGCATTTCCACCTCGGTTCGCAGATGGCGAATATCCGCGATATCGCCACCGGTGTCCGTGAATCAGCCCGTTTCTATGTCGAACTGCATCAGCTGGGTGTCAATATTCAGTGCTTTGATGTCGGCGGCGGCCTCGGGGTGGATTATGAAGGTACCCGTTCGCAGTCTGACTGCTCTGTGAACTACGGGCTGAATGAGTATGCCAATAATGTGATCTGGGCTATCGGCGATGCCTGTGAAGAGCACGGCCTGCCGCACCCGACAGTTATTACCGAATCCGGCCGCGCCCTGACGGCGCACCATACCGTACTGGTATCCAATGTGATCGGTGTGGAGCGCAACGAGTTCTCCCCGGTGGCGGCGCCTGCCGAAGACGCACCGCGTCCGGTTGCCAGCCTGTGGGAAACCTGGGAAGAGATGCAGAGCAAGGGCAATACCCGCTCTCTGCGCGAATGGCTGCACGACAGCCAGCTCGACCTGCATGATATTCACACCCAGTACGCGCAGGGCATGCTGTCCCTGACTGAACGCGCCTGGGCAGAAGGGCTGTATCTGAATATCTGCCGCCGTATCCAGCAGGATCTCGATCCGGGTAACCGCGCACACCGTCCGATTATCGATGAACTGCAGGAACGCATGGCGGATAAATTCTATGTGAATTTCTCGCTGTTCCAGTCACTGCCGGATGCGTGGGGGATTGATCAGCTGTTCCCGGTACTGCCGATTGAAGGGCTGGATAAGCCGCTGGATCGCCGCGCGGTGCTGCTGGATATCACCTGTGACTCCGACGGTATTATCGACCACTATGTGGATGGTGACGGGGTGGCGACCACCATGCCGATGCCATCTTATGACCCGGAAAATCCGCCGATGATGGGCTTTTTCATGATTGGTGCTTACCAGGAAATCCTCGGCAATATGCATAACCTGTTCGGCGATACCGCTGCACTGGATGTGTATGTCGGCGAAAACGGTCAGGTGCGCTATCTGGAAAGTGAAGAGGGCGATTCCGTGGCGGATATGCTTCAGTATGTGAAGCTGGATCCGAAAATTCTGCTCGAACGCTTCCGTGATCAGGTGAAAATCTCTGATCTGGATGAAGAGGAGCAAAAGGCCTTTACCGAAGAGTTCGAGAGCGGCCTGTACGGTTATACCTATTTAGAAGATGAATAA
- the speB gene encoding agmatinase yields the protein MINSTLGNQTDNSLVSNAFGFLRLPLNFQPYTSDADWVITGVPFDMATSGRAGSRHGPAAIRQISTNLAWEGNRWPWTFDMRERLNVVDCGDLVFAFGDAQDMSDKLQAHTEKVLASGKKCLSFGGDHFVTLPLLRAHAKHFGKMALVHFDAHTDTYGNGSKFDHGTMFYHAPNEGLIDPAHSVQIGIRTEHETDNGFTVIDAAQVNDRTVDDVIAQVKAIVGDMPVYLTFDIDCLDPAFAPGTGTPVIGGLTTDRALKLLRGLQPLNIVGMDLVEVAPAYDQSDITALAGATIALEMLYLQAAKKG from the coding sequence ATGATTAACAGCACATTAGGTAATCAGACCGATAACTCACTGGTCTCTAATGCGTTTGGTTTTCTCCGCCTGCCGCTGAATTTCCAGCCGTACACCAGTGACGCTGACTGGGTGATCACCGGTGTTCCGTTTGATATGGCGACCTCCGGCCGTGCCGGTTCCCGTCACGGACCGGCAGCCATCCGTCAGATTTCAACCAATCTGGCCTGGGAAGGTAACCGCTGGCCGTGGACATTCGATATGCGCGAGCGCCTGAATGTGGTGGATTGCGGTGATCTGGTGTTCGCGTTCGGTGATGCACAGGACATGAGTGATAAGTTACAGGCGCACACAGAAAAAGTGCTGGCGTCCGGTAAAAAATGTCTCTCTTTCGGGGGCGATCACTTTGTGACTCTGCCGCTGCTGCGCGCGCATGCCAAACATTTCGGTAAGATGGCGCTGGTGCATTTCGATGCCCATACCGACACTTACGGCAACGGCAGCAAGTTTGACCACGGCACCATGTTCTATCACGCCCCGAATGAGGGACTGATTGACCCGGCGCATTCCGTGCAGATTGGTATCCGTACCGAGCATGAAACAGATAACGGTTTCACCGTGATCGATGCGGCGCAGGTCAATGACCGCACCGTGGATGATGTGATTGCTCAGGTGAAAGCGATTGTCGGTGATATGCCGGTTTATCTGACCTTCGATATCGACTGTCTGGACCCGGCATTTGCCCCGGGCACCGGCACACCGGTTATCGGCGGGCTGACAACAGATCGTGCGCTGAAACTGCTGCGCGGCCTTCAGCCGCTCAATATCGTCGGCATGGATCTGGTGGAAGTGGCACCGGCGTATGATCAGTCCGATATCACGGCACTGGCCGGCGCAACTATCGCACTGGAAATGCTCTATCTCCAGGCCGCGAAAAAAGGCTGA
- the mglC gene encoding galactose/methyl galactoside ABC transporter permease MglC — translation MSAALNKKSFLSYLKDGGIYVVLLVLLAIIIIQDPTFLSLMNLSNILTQSSVRIIIALGVAGLIVTQGTDLSAGRQVGLAAVIAATLLQSMENVNKVFPQMETWSIPMVILLVCAVGAVIGLVNGLIIAYLNVTPFITTLGTMIIVYGINSLYYDSVGASPVAGFDPKFSEFAQGFIRFGDFKLSYITFYAAIAVFFVWILWNKTRFGKNIFAIGGNPEAAKVSGVNVGLNLIMIYALSGVFYAFGGLLEAGRIGSATNNLGFMYELDAIAACVVGGVSFSGGVGTVLGVVTGVLIFTLINYGLTYIGINPYWQYIIKGSIIIFAVALDSLKYAKKK, via the coding sequence ATGAGCGCAGCATTAAATAAAAAAAGCTTCCTGTCCTATCTGAAGGACGGGGGGATTTATGTGGTTCTGCTGGTCTTACTGGCGATTATTATCATTCAGGATCCGACATTCCTCAGCCTGATGAACCTGAGTAATATCCTCACCCAATCCTCGGTGCGGATTATTATCGCGCTGGGTGTCGCGGGGCTGATTGTCACCCAGGGTACGGATTTATCCGCCGGGCGCCAGGTCGGGCTGGCGGCGGTGATTGCGGCGACATTGCTGCAATCCATGGAAAACGTGAACAAAGTTTTCCCGCAGATGGAAACCTGGTCTATTCCGATGGTGATCCTGCTGGTGTGTGCGGTCGGAGCAGTTATCGGTCTGGTTAACGGCCTGATTATTGCCTATCTCAATGTCACGCCGTTTATTACCACACTCGGTACCATGATCATCGTCTACGGTATCAACTCCCTGTATTACGACTCTGTCGGTGCTTCACCGGTAGCGGGGTTTGATCCGAAATTCTCTGAATTTGCCCAGGGATTTATCCGTTTCGGTGATTTTAAGCTGTCATATATTACGTTCTATGCCGCGATAGCCGTCTTTTTTGTCTGGATCCTGTGGAATAAAACCCGCTTCGGCAAAAACATTTTTGCCATCGGCGGTAACCCGGAAGCGGCTAAAGTGTCCGGCGTGAATGTCGGCCTGAACCTGATTATGATTTACGCCTTATCCGGCGTGTTCTATGCCTTCGGCGGGTTGCTGGAAGCCGGACGTATCGGCAGTGCAACCAACAACCTCGGCTTTATGTATGAGCTGGATGCCATCGCGGCCTGTGTGGTGGGCGGCGTGTCCTTCTCCGGCGGGGTCGGGACTGTGCTGGGTGTGGTGACCGGGGTGCTGATTTTTACCCTGATAAACTACGGCCTGACCTATATCGGCATCAACCCGTACTGGCAGTATATTATCAAGGGCAGCATCATTATTTTTGCCGTCGCGCTGGATTCACTGAAATACGCGAAGAAAAAATAA